The following coding sequences lie in one Streptomyces albofaciens JCM 4342 genomic window:
- a CDS encoding glycosyltransferase has translation MNAPRMHIIENYFECCGFDHTFLQGGTSVYLWNLSKTFAARGHRVSIVTPAHGRLDDLRQRYEVEDLPYEDAYTLPVVLDTRVWQGFPEQADLALRTTAHRIRLEGVDLYFLANDYLNRLPDTFYPPYSAKGRDLVFFKPLVFQADSVRFLRGWFGDEKAVVHTHEPYYHYLLPAALRADPTKLVVSNVQSNMPIAKKVYGPEVARLFELLGVDVELPAPEPEPDVPAALVQYQQLTHLHYTYPPDHVALYELTAEHADLIDFLSPGQLDFYAGFRDTPFEPLFRRLPIADVVRRNAHKMFVGGCAISDQWLAWDPARVDRTEVLGGLGLDPALPTFFHNARYAVHHKGQVELIRAVDRVLGEGLKANFVIRCISGNGIDDPLFHEVAARHPDRLHFEWERVEEARVFACAAASDFALFPSKFEMDTFLIAQGEAMAVGTVPIATDQRGMEHFRHADGPETTTGFAVNRSFAEDDALLTDALAARIRQAAALWSDDPGRYRELSDRASAVARAFTWDHCADLHLAAFTRLWEGRPPVLSTELALRHGWFDLLTDDQVSTAAAVEHGDIAAYERRAPLDAEAAARLFRAAWRRADFAACERVLGRLPGAVPAEEAALLRTRARVLADGRLEYRLPHAERVQVVEARRGSARTLPTVRTLDRTGPGVFVGEAPGADGLLLLTLSSGRVAWDEVRHG, from the coding sequence GTGAACGCGCCCAGGATGCACATCATCGAGAACTACTTCGAGTGCTGCGGCTTCGACCACACCTTCCTGCAGGGCGGCACGTCCGTATACCTGTGGAACCTCTCCAAGACCTTCGCCGCCCGCGGCCACCGGGTCTCCATCGTCACCCCCGCGCACGGCCGGCTCGACGACCTGCGGCAGCGCTACGAGGTGGAAGACCTGCCCTACGAGGACGCCTACACGCTGCCGGTGGTCCTCGACACCCGGGTCTGGCAGGGCTTCCCCGAACAGGCCGACCTGGCGCTGCGCACCACCGCGCACCGCATCCGCCTGGAGGGCGTGGACCTGTACTTCCTCGCCAACGACTACCTGAACCGGCTGCCGGACACCTTCTACCCGCCGTACTCCGCGAAGGGCCGGGACCTGGTGTTCTTCAAGCCGCTGGTCTTCCAGGCGGACAGCGTCCGGTTCCTGCGCGGCTGGTTCGGCGACGAGAAGGCCGTCGTCCACACCCACGAGCCGTACTACCACTACCTGCTGCCGGCCGCCCTGCGCGCGGACCCGACGAAGCTGGTCGTCAGCAACGTCCAGAGCAACATGCCGATCGCCAAGAAGGTGTACGGGCCCGAGGTGGCGCGCCTCTTCGAACTGCTCGGCGTGGACGTCGAGCTGCCCGCGCCCGAGCCCGAGCCCGACGTGCCCGCGGCGCTCGTCCAGTACCAGCAGCTCACCCACCTGCACTACACCTACCCGCCGGACCATGTGGCGCTCTACGAGCTGACCGCCGAGCACGCCGATCTGATCGACTTCCTGTCGCCCGGGCAGCTGGACTTCTACGCGGGCTTCCGGGACACCCCGTTCGAGCCGCTCTTCCGGCGGCTGCCCATCGCCGACGTGGTGCGCCGCAACGCCCACAAGATGTTCGTCGGCGGCTGCGCCATCTCCGACCAGTGGCTGGCCTGGGACCCCGCCCGGGTGGACCGGACGGAGGTGCTCGGCGGCCTGGGCCTCGACCCCGCGCTGCCGACGTTCTTCCACAACGCCCGCTATGCCGTCCACCACAAGGGCCAGGTCGAGCTGATACGGGCCGTGGACCGGGTGCTGGGCGAGGGCCTGAAGGCCAACTTCGTCATCCGCTGCATCTCCGGCAACGGCATCGACGACCCGCTCTTCCACGAGGTCGCCGCCCGGCACCCCGACCGTCTGCACTTCGAGTGGGAGCGCGTCGAGGAGGCCCGCGTCTTCGCCTGCGCGGCCGCGTCGGACTTCGCCCTGTTCCCCTCCAAGTTCGAGATGGACACCTTCCTGATCGCCCAGGGCGAGGCCATGGCCGTGGGCACGGTGCCCATCGCCACCGACCAGCGCGGCATGGAGCACTTCCGGCACGCCGACGGCCCGGAGACGACCACCGGTTTCGCGGTCAACCGCTCCTTCGCGGAGGACGACGCCCTGCTCACCGACGCGCTCGCGGCCCGCATCCGGCAGGCGGCGGCCCTGTGGTCCGACGATCCCGGCCGCTACCGCGAGCTGTCCGACCGCGCCTCGGCCGTCGCCCGCGCCTTCACCTGGGACCACTGCGCCGACCTGCACCTGGCGGCGTTCACCCGGCTGTGGGAGGGCCGGCCGCCCGTCCTGTCCACCGAACTGGCGCTCCGGCACGGCTGGTTCGACCTGCTCACCGACGACCAGGTCAGCACGGCGGCCGCCGTCGAGCACGGCGATATCGCGGCGTACGAGCGCCGCGCCCCGCTCGACGCGGAAGCGGCGGCGCGCCTCTTCCGCGCCGCCTGGCGACGGGCCGACTTCGCCGCCTGCGAACGGGTCCTCGGCCGGCTTCCCGGGGCGGTGCCCGCGGAGGAGGCCGCGCTGCTGCGCACCCGCGCCCGCGTCCTGGCCGACGGGCGTCTGGAGTACCGGCTGCCGCACGCCGAACGGGTGCAGGTCGTGGAGGCGCGGCGGGGCTCGGCCAGGACCCTGCCGACCGTACGCACCCTTGACCGCACCGGCCCGGGTGTCTTCGTGGGCGAGGCGCCGGGCGCCGACGGGCTGCTGCTGCTCACCTTGTCCAGCGGCCGGGTGGCCTGGGACGAGGTGCGGCATGGCTGA
- a CDS encoding ABC transporter permease: MSGSPVPEARGGPPVRRAARVRHYLPFATGGLQSLLQYRSSFVTTGVTAAAGAAVSVFLWRAVYAGSPPGGGPGGFTAETITTYLLMAQILQILHANRVDDEVAADVYRGDVAVMLVRPVSYPVVRFFACLPVVAANAVLVGVPVLGLFALLMPLTVPRPADVLLFLVSAALSVLLAFLVNLLTGMTGFVTTNTWGVRMVKQSVVAFFAGQLVPLALMPGPLRALASALPFQGMVDAPLALLLGRYDGVADAVGVLARQAGWVAGLTLLGAVLWRAALSRLEVLGG; the protein is encoded by the coding sequence ATGAGCGGCTCTCCCGTACCGGAGGCGAGGGGCGGCCCGCCGGTCCGCCGCGCCGCGCGCGTCCGGCACTACCTGCCCTTCGCCACCGGAGGGCTCCAGTCCCTGCTGCAGTACCGCTCGTCGTTCGTGACGACCGGCGTCACCGCGGCGGCCGGCGCCGCGGTCTCCGTCTTCCTGTGGCGGGCCGTGTACGCGGGCTCGCCGCCCGGCGGCGGCCCGGGCGGCTTCACCGCCGAGACCATCACCACCTACCTGCTGATGGCCCAGATCCTGCAGATCCTGCACGCCAACCGGGTGGACGACGAGGTCGCCGCCGACGTCTACCGCGGTGACGTGGCCGTCATGCTGGTCCGGCCGGTCAGCTACCCGGTCGTCCGGTTCTTCGCGTGCCTGCCGGTCGTCGCGGCCAACGCCGTCCTGGTCGGGGTGCCCGTGCTCGGCCTGTTCGCCCTGCTCATGCCGCTCACCGTGCCCCGGCCGGCCGACGTCCTGCTGTTCCTGGTGTCCGCCGCGCTGTCCGTCCTGCTCGCCTTCCTCGTGAACCTGCTGACCGGGATGACGGGGTTCGTGACCACCAACACCTGGGGCGTGCGGATGGTGAAGCAGAGCGTCGTCGCCTTCTTCGCCGGGCAGCTGGTGCCCCTCGCGCTGATGCCCGGCCCGCTGCGGGCACTGGCGTCCGCGCTGCCCTTCCAGGGCATGGTCGACGCGCCGCTCGCCCTGCTGCTCGGCCGCTACGACGGAGTGGCCGACGCCGTCGGCGTCCTCGCCCGGCAGGCCGGCTGGGTGGCCGGTCTGACCTTGCTCGGTGCCGTCCTCTGGCGGGCCGCGCTCAGCCGTCTGGAGGTGCTCGGCGGATGA
- a CDS encoding ABC transporter permease: protein MTRTWWRHVRLAFFLGGVGLHRLSTYRMDFLLGAGAFLIRVGLQTAVVGLVFRQVPVLGGWSYHEVLFLLGFSLLPRGLDHLFTDQLWELGRKLVQRGEFHRYLIRPVNPLFSLLSERFFHPDALGELVVGAFLVVWSGSAIGLDLTPLQWAVAPLLVLCGALIHTSVKLLFASLSFWTVTSLPSMYAANQVSEFAAYPLDIYHSSLRALLTWVLPFAFTSYVPCVYLLTGSAGLVVWLPVVTAGALALALTVWRRGVNAYEMTGS, encoded by the coding sequence ATGACCCGGACCTGGTGGCGCCATGTGCGGCTGGCCTTCTTCCTCGGCGGGGTCGGGCTGCACCGGCTGAGTACGTACCGCATGGACTTCCTTCTCGGGGCCGGGGCCTTCCTGATCCGCGTGGGCCTGCAGACGGCGGTGGTGGGCCTGGTCTTCCGGCAGGTTCCCGTGCTGGGCGGCTGGAGCTACCACGAGGTGCTGTTCCTGCTGGGTTTCTCGCTGCTGCCGCGCGGCCTGGACCACCTCTTCACCGACCAGCTGTGGGAGCTGGGCCGCAAACTGGTCCAGCGCGGCGAGTTCCACCGCTATCTGATCCGCCCGGTGAACCCGCTGTTCTCCCTGCTCTCGGAGCGCTTCTTCCACCCCGACGCGCTCGGCGAACTCGTCGTCGGCGCCTTCCTGGTGGTCTGGTCCGGCAGCGCCATCGGCCTCGACCTCACCCCGCTGCAGTGGGCCGTCGCCCCCTTGCTGGTGCTGTGCGGCGCCCTGATCCACACGTCCGTCAAGCTGCTGTTCGCCTCGCTGTCCTTCTGGACGGTGACCAGCCTGCCGTCGATGTACGCGGCGAACCAGGTGTCCGAGTTCGCCGCGTACCCGCTGGACATCTACCACTCCTCGCTGCGCGCCCTGCTGACCTGGGTGCTTCCCTTCGCCTTCACCTCGTACGTGCCGTGCGTCTACCTGCTGACGGGCTCCGCGGGGCTGGTGGTCTGGCTGCCCGTGGTGACGGCCGGCGCCCTGGCCCTGGCCCTGACCGTATGGCGGCGTGGCGTCAACGCCTACGAAATGACCGGGAGTTGA
- a CDS encoding glucose-1-phosphate thymidylyltransferase — protein MKALVLAGGTGSRLRPFTHTRAKQLLPLANRPVLHYALQAIAEAGIEHVGVVVGDHGDAIRRAVGDGTAFGLRITYLRQRASLGLAHAVAIARDFLADDDFLLYLGDNYLEEGVAGFVRRAEAGRDAARLLLTPVPDPTAFGVAETDDTGLVRRLEEKPEHPRSDLAMVGVYAFTPAVHDAVRAIRPSGRGELEITHAVQWMIEQGLGVRAETTTRPWRDTGSVDDLLEANRHVLDRMTGSVEGKVDPDSVLVGRVRIAEGAVVTRSRIVGPVVVGAGAVISNSTVGPYTSVAEDCRIEDSAVDSSVLLRGACLEGAWGIERSLIGSEAVVAAAPRPHPAHRLVIGDHSKVQLTS, from the coding sequence GTGAAAGCCCTCGTCCTGGCGGGAGGCACCGGCAGCCGGCTACGGCCGTTCACGCACACCCGCGCCAAGCAGCTCCTCCCCCTCGCCAACAGACCGGTCCTGCACTACGCCTTGCAGGCGATAGCGGAAGCCGGCATCGAGCACGTGGGCGTGGTGGTCGGCGACCACGGCGACGCCATCCGCCGCGCGGTGGGGGACGGGACTGCCTTCGGGCTGCGCATCACCTACCTCCGGCAGCGCGCATCCCTCGGCCTGGCCCACGCGGTGGCCATCGCGCGCGACTTCCTGGCGGATGACGACTTCCTGCTGTATCTGGGAGACAACTACCTGGAGGAGGGGGTGGCGGGCTTCGTGCGGCGCGCCGAAGCCGGCCGGGACGCCGCCCGGCTGCTCCTCACCCCGGTGCCCGACCCCACCGCCTTCGGCGTGGCCGAGACCGACGACACGGGGCTCGTGCGCCGGCTGGAGGAGAAGCCGGAGCACCCCCGCAGCGATCTCGCCATGGTCGGCGTCTACGCCTTCACCCCCGCGGTGCACGACGCGGTGCGCGCCATCCGCCCCTCCGGCCGCGGCGAGCTGGAGATCACCCACGCGGTGCAGTGGATGATCGAGCAGGGCCTCGGCGTGCGCGCGGAGACGACCACCCGGCCGTGGCGCGACACCGGCAGCGTGGACGACCTGCTGGAGGCGAACCGGCACGTCCTGGACCGGATGACGGGGAGCGTCGAAGGCAAGGTCGATCCGGACAGCGTCCTGGTGGGCCGGGTCCGTATCGCCGAGGGGGCCGTGGTCACGCGGTCCCGGATCGTCGGGCCCGTGGTGGTCGGCGCGGGCGCCGTGATCAGCAACTCCACCGTCGGCCCGTACACCTCCGTGGCGGAGGACTGCCGCATCGAGGACAGCGCGGTCGACTCCTCCGTGCTGCTGCGGGGCGCGTGCCTGGAAGGCGCCTGGGGCATCGAGCGGTCGCTGATCGGCAGCGAAGCGGTCGTGGCCGCGGCGCCCCGCCCGCACCCGGCCCACCGCCTCGTCATCGGCGACCACAGTAAGGTGCAGCTCACCTCATGA
- the rfbB gene encoding dTDP-glucose 4,6-dehydratase, which produces MTSRILVTGGAGFIGSAYVRALLGPSGPPGVTVTVLDKLTYAGSLARLDPVRAHPDLTFVRGDVCDAATVRRLTAGHDEIVHFAAESHVDRSIEDGSCFTRTNVMGTQTLLDAALRNGVRTFVHISTDEVYGSVPEGAAREEDPLRPSSPYAASKAAADLVALAHHRTYGLDVRVTRCSNNFGPYQHPEKAVPRFLAAVLTGGSLPLYGDGRQVRDWLHVDDHVRAVELVRTAGRAGETYNIGGGTSLSNLGLAQHLLTRCGAGPDRITHVTDRKGHDRRYAVDHSKITAELGYRPRADFAQALTATVDWYRTHRPWWEPLFTSV; this is translated from the coding sequence ATGACGTCACGCATCCTCGTCACCGGCGGCGCCGGGTTCATCGGATCCGCCTACGTCCGCGCGCTCCTCGGCCCGTCGGGACCACCCGGCGTCACCGTCACCGTGCTGGACAAGCTCACCTACGCGGGCAGCCTCGCCCGGCTCGACCCGGTACGCGCTCACCCGGACCTGACCTTCGTGCGCGGGGACGTCTGTGACGCCGCGACGGTGCGGCGCCTGACGGCCGGGCACGACGAAATCGTCCACTTCGCGGCGGAGTCGCACGTGGACCGCTCCATCGAGGACGGCTCGTGCTTCACCCGCACCAACGTGATGGGCACCCAGACCCTGCTGGACGCGGCGCTGCGCAACGGGGTGCGCACCTTCGTGCACATCTCCACCGACGAGGTCTACGGCTCGGTCCCCGAGGGCGCCGCACGGGAGGAGGACCCGCTCAGGCCCAGCTCGCCGTACGCGGCGTCCAAGGCCGCGGCGGACCTCGTCGCGCTTGCCCACCACCGCACGTACGGGCTGGACGTCCGGGTGACCCGCTGTTCCAACAACTTCGGCCCGTACCAGCACCCGGAGAAGGCCGTTCCGCGCTTCCTGGCCGCGGTGCTGACCGGCGGCAGCCTCCCGCTGTACGGAGACGGCCGGCAGGTCCGCGACTGGCTGCACGTGGACGACCACGTCCGGGCGGTCGAACTGGTACGCACGGCCGGGCGGGCCGGAGAGACGTACAACATCGGGGGCGGCACCTCCCTGAGCAACCTCGGCCTCGCGCAACACCTGCTGACGCGGTGCGGCGCGGGCCCCGACCGCATCACCCACGTCACGGACCGCAAGGGCCACGACCGCCGTTACGCGGTGGACCACAGCAAGATCACCGCGGAACTCGGATACCGGCCGCGGGCCGACTTCGCGCAGGCGCTGACCGCCACGGTGGACTGGTACCGCACCCACCGGCCCTGGTGGGAGCCCTTGTTCACGTCCGTCTGA
- a CDS encoding ABC transporter ATP-binding protein encodes MIVAENLVKEFRLAERKPGLAGSLATLFTREHRIVRAVDGVSFTIPAGSKTAYIGANGAGKSTTIKMLTGIMTPTSGRCLVRGIEPYRQRKDNARGIGVVFGQRSQLWWDLSVPDSFRILHRIYEIPDPVYRRNLALYRDLLDIDALGTTPVRQLSLGQRMRAEIAASLLHDPPVVFWDEPTIGLDMVLKDAVRQLVNHVHRELGTTVVLTSHDITDIAAICDSALVVDRGRVVHQGSIRDLLRTADRRSVLFDHRNATAPDRACADIEQGLPGVSASSAEDGRIKVDYPVDRFTSRQVLAFLLERFDLVDCYAPEPDLEDVLRRIYGGGRSGPVPAEIPCGPAAGGA; translated from the coding sequence GTGATCGTCGCGGAGAATCTCGTCAAGGAGTTCCGGCTCGCCGAGCGCAAACCGGGCCTGGCCGGCAGTCTGGCCACGCTCTTCACCCGCGAGCACCGGATCGTCCGGGCGGTCGACGGGGTGTCCTTCACGATCCCGGCCGGCTCCAAGACGGCGTACATCGGCGCCAACGGGGCGGGCAAGTCCACCACCATCAAGATGCTGACCGGCATCATGACGCCCACCAGCGGGCGCTGCCTGGTGCGCGGCATCGAGCCGTACCGGCAGCGGAAGGACAACGCCCGTGGCATCGGCGTCGTCTTCGGCCAGCGCAGTCAGCTGTGGTGGGACCTGTCCGTCCCGGACTCCTTCCGCATCCTGCACCGCATCTACGAGATCCCCGATCCGGTGTACCGCCGCAACCTCGCCCTGTACCGGGACCTGCTGGACATCGACGCCCTCGGCACCACCCCCGTACGCCAGCTCAGCCTGGGCCAGCGGATGCGGGCGGAGATCGCGGCGAGCCTGCTGCACGACCCGCCCGTCGTCTTCTGGGACGAGCCGACCATCGGCCTCGACATGGTGCTCAAGGACGCGGTACGGCAGCTGGTCAACCACGTGCACCGGGAACTGGGCACGACCGTCGTCCTCACCAGCCACGACATCACCGACATCGCCGCGATCTGCGACAGCGCGCTGGTCGTGGACCGGGGGCGGGTGGTGCACCAGGGCAGCATCCGGGACCTGCTGCGGACCGCCGACCGGCGGTCCGTGCTGTTCGACCACCGGAACGCGACGGCTCCCGACCGGGCCTGCGCGGACATCGAGCAGGGACTGCCCGGGGTGAGCGCCTCATCGGCCGAGGACGGCCGCATCAAGGTCGACTATCCGGTGGACCGGTTCACCTCCCGCCAGGTGCTGGCCTTCCTGCTCGAACGCTTCGACCTGGTGGACTGCTACGCGCCGGAACCGGACCTGGAGGACGTACTACGGCGGATCTACGGCGGCGGGCGCTCCGGACCGGTCCCGGCCGAGATCCCGTGCGGGCCCGCGGCAGGTGGGGCATGA
- a CDS encoding carbohydrate-binding module family 20 domain-containing protein — MANKTVAAALALVAGAAVAITAPAPAPAHAAGAPGGKDVTAVMFERSFSSVAKACTEELGPDGYGYVQISPPNEHLAGSPWYTAYQPVSYKIGTKLGDRSDLKSMIDTCHAAGVKVVADTVINHMANASGTGSAGSPFSKYDYPGTYSGADLDTCRKKIVNYRDRWEAQNCEMGDLPDLDTGEEHVRKTIAGYLNDLLSLGIDGFRVDAAKHIPEADLVNIKSRLTDPGVYWKQETIGAPGEDVQPSEYYTTGDVQEFTYAYDLKRVFGSEKLAVLKNFGEGWNYLRSDKASVFVTNHDTERNGGSLSYKDGADYTLAHVFMLAWPYGSPDVHSGYEFTDHDAGGPNNGRAEACYKDGWKCQHAWREIASMVKFRNTSAGAPVTHWWDNGGNQIAFGRGDKAYVAINHEGAPLTRTFQTSLPAGGYCDVQTGKGVTVDSSGRFTATLGANTALALHVGARKCDSATPTDPPPAAGASFNVKADTQWGQNIYVVGDNAALGDWNTSKALKLDPAGYPTWKLDVKLPAGTSIAYKYLRKDAAGHVTWEGGANRRTTVPSGAGIKLNDTWRN; from the coding sequence ATGGCCAACAAGACCGTGGCCGCTGCACTCGCCCTAGTGGCAGGAGCCGCTGTGGCCATCACGGCGCCGGCACCGGCGCCGGCGCACGCCGCCGGTGCGCCCGGCGGCAAGGACGTCACGGCGGTGATGTTCGAAAGGAGCTTCTCCTCCGTGGCGAAAGCGTGCACGGAGGAGCTGGGCCCCGACGGATACGGGTACGTCCAGATCTCCCCGCCCAACGAGCACCTCGCGGGAAGCCCCTGGTACACGGCGTACCAGCCCGTCAGCTACAAGATCGGCACCAAGCTGGGCGACCGCTCGGACCTCAAGAGCATGATCGACACGTGTCACGCCGCGGGCGTCAAGGTCGTCGCGGACACGGTCATCAACCACATGGCGAACGCCTCCGGCACCGGCTCCGCGGGCTCGCCCTTCAGCAAGTACGACTACCCGGGCACCTACTCCGGCGCCGACCTGGACACCTGCCGGAAGAAGATCGTCAACTACCGGGACCGCTGGGAGGCCCAGAACTGCGAGATGGGCGACCTGCCCGACCTGGACACCGGTGAGGAACACGTCCGCAAGACGATCGCGGGCTACCTGAACGACCTGCTCTCCCTGGGCATCGACGGCTTCCGCGTCGACGCGGCCAAGCACATCCCCGAGGCCGACCTCGTCAACATCAAGTCCCGGCTCACCGACCCCGGCGTCTACTGGAAGCAGGAGACCATCGGGGCCCCCGGCGAGGACGTCCAGCCGTCCGAGTACTACACCACCGGAGACGTCCAGGAGTTCACCTACGCCTACGACCTCAAGCGGGTCTTCGGCAGCGAGAAACTCGCGGTGCTGAAGAACTTCGGCGAGGGCTGGAACTACCTCCGCAGCGACAAGGCGTCCGTGTTCGTCACCAACCACGACACCGAGCGCAACGGCGGCTCCCTCAGCTACAAGGACGGCGCCGACTACACCCTCGCCCATGTCTTCATGCTGGCCTGGCCGTACGGTTCCCCCGACGTCCACTCCGGTTACGAGTTCACCGACCACGACGCCGGCGGCCCGAACAACGGCAGGGCCGAAGCGTGTTACAAGGACGGCTGGAAGTGCCAGCACGCCTGGCGCGAGATCGCGAGCATGGTCAAGTTCCGCAACACCTCCGCCGGGGCACCGGTGACCCACTGGTGGGACAACGGCGGCAACCAGATCGCCTTCGGCCGCGGCGACAAGGCGTACGTCGCCATCAACCACGAAGGCGCCCCGCTCACCCGCACCTTCCAGACCTCCCTGCCCGCCGGCGGCTATTGCGACGTGCAGACCGGAAAGGGCGTCACCGTCGACTCCTCCGGCCGGTTCACCGCGACCCTGGGCGCCAACACGGCCCTCGCCCTGCACGTGGGGGCCAGGAAGTGCGACAGCGCCACCCCGACCGACCCCCCGCCGGCCGCCGGAGCTTCCTTCAACGTCAAGGCCGACACCCAGTGGGGGCAGAACATCTACGTCGTCGGCGACAACGCCGCCCTCGGTGACTGGAACACCTCCAAGGCCCTCAAGCTGGACCCCGCGGGCTACCCCACCTGGAAGCTCGACGTGAAGCTGCCCGCGGGCACGTCGATCGCGTACAAGTACCTCCGCAAGGACGCGGCGGGCCACGTCACCTGGGAGGGCGGAGCCAACCGCAGGACGACCGTCCCCTCCGGCGCCGGGATCAAGCTGAACGACACCTGGCGCAACTGA
- a CDS encoding aspartate aminotransferase family protein: protein MTGQHQLEHLEREAGHLAPGASDEAAVGRRVFAEGHGPVLTDLDGNQYLDFAAGTLTQSLGHGHPEVVEALTTQARRLWNVHDSATPDRAALLELLARLLPERLNTYALLSTGAEVVEAALRVVQATAEPGRNRIGALRGGFHGKTMGARMLVHWDVGHQAFAGNSVLGYAAYCYRCPLELSHPSCGLRCASLVRKHIADKPNVSALVFEPVLGAAGVVVPPPGYWSQITESCRANGVLLVADEVMTGGGRTGTFLASEQFGIEPDLVTLSKGLASGFPFAVLAGRAELLHHPAAAVPGAYSATYGGNPLGIAAARATLEVVERDRLVERVRILGDLLHERLSAWPSRFENLGDVRGLGLLYGLEFVTDRESRRPAPHIARAVYAHALDLGLRVALGGHILRLAPPFTIDEPLLDEGVTLLERALERVLS, encoded by the coding sequence GTGACAGGTCAGCACCAGCTGGAGCATCTGGAGCGAGAGGCCGGACATCTGGCCCCGGGCGCTTCGGACGAGGCGGCCGTCGGGCGCCGGGTCTTCGCCGAGGGGCACGGCCCGGTCCTCACGGATCTCGACGGCAACCAGTACCTGGACTTCGCGGCAGGCACGCTGACCCAGTCGCTGGGGCACGGACACCCCGAGGTCGTGGAGGCGCTCACCACGCAGGCCCGGCGCCTGTGGAACGTGCACGACTCAGCGACGCCCGACCGTGCCGCGCTCCTGGAGCTGCTGGCCAGGTTGCTGCCCGAACGGCTGAACACCTACGCCCTGCTCTCCACCGGGGCGGAGGTGGTCGAGGCGGCGTTACGGGTGGTGCAGGCGACCGCCGAGCCCGGCCGCAACCGGATCGGAGCCCTGCGCGGAGGCTTCCACGGCAAGACGATGGGCGCGCGGATGCTGGTGCACTGGGACGTCGGCCACCAGGCGTTCGCCGGCAACTCCGTCCTCGGCTACGCGGCCTACTGCTACCGCTGCCCGCTGGAACTGAGCCACCCGTCGTGCGGACTGCGCTGCGCCTCCCTCGTACGCAAGCACATCGCCGACAAGCCGAACGTCTCGGCGCTGGTCTTCGAACCCGTCCTCGGCGCGGCCGGAGTCGTCGTGCCGCCGCCGGGCTACTGGTCACAGATCACCGAATCCTGCCGGGCCAACGGGGTGCTCCTCGTCGCCGACGAGGTGATGACCGGCGGCGGCCGCACCGGCACCTTCCTGGCGAGCGAGCAGTTCGGCATCGAGCCGGACCTGGTCACCCTGTCGAAGGGCCTGGCCAGCGGGTTCCCGTTCGCGGTCCTGGCGGGTCGCGCGGAGCTGCTGCACCACCCGGCGGCCGCGGTGCCCGGCGCCTACTCGGCGACGTACGGCGGCAACCCGCTCGGGATCGCCGCGGCACGCGCCACTCTGGAGGTCGTCGAACGCGACCGTCTGGTCGAGCGCGTCCGGATCCTGGGCGACCTGCTGCACGAGCGGCTGTCCGCTTGGCCCTCCCGCTTCGAGAACCTCGGCGACGTACGCGGCCTGGGCCTGCTGTACGGGCTGGAGTTCGTCACGGACCGGGAGAGCCGCAGGCCCGCACCGCACATCGCGCGGGCCGTGTACGCACACGCACTCGACCTGGGCCTCCGAGTGGCCCTCGGCGGACACATCCTGCGCCTGGCGCCCCCGTTCACCATCGACGAGCCGCTCCTCGACGAGGGCGTCACACTCCTCGAACGGGCCCTGGAACGGGTGCTGTCGTGA